The following are encoded together in the Ignavibacteriales bacterium genome:
- the pgsA gene encoding CDP-diacylglycerol--glycerol-3-phosphate 3-phosphatidyltransferase yields MILPNQLTVLRIILTPIFLFLFLYESQLLKQISLIIFLAAALTDWYDGWLARKFNYITSWGKFWDPLADKILTSSAFFGFAMVGLIANWMVSVIVLRDLLITLLRVYSDYRGFSFRTSVYAKIKTVLQMIFLYYLLIIFVLSKNHWVQSNYNYLISSLLDENLLFFLSLFITVITFFTGLQYIFANKNLIKKLFQIEN; encoded by the coding sequence ATGATTTTACCAAATCAGTTAACAGTCCTCAGAATTATTCTGACTCCTATTTTTTTATTTTTATTTCTTTATGAAAGTCAATTGTTAAAACAAATTTCATTGATTATCTTTTTAGCCGCTGCATTAACTGATTGGTACGACGGCTGGCTTGCGAGAAAATTTAATTATATAACAAGCTGGGGAAAATTTTGGGACCCTTTGGCGGACAAAATTTTGACCTCATCTGCATTTTTCGGTTTTGCTATGGTTGGTTTAATTGCAAACTGGATGGTATCTGTTATTGTTCTAAGAGATTTACTAATTACTTTATTGCGTGTTTACAGCGACTATCGCGGCTTCTCTTTTCGAACTTCAGTGTATGCTAAAATTAAAACTGTTCTTCAAATGATTTTTCTTTATTATTTATTAATAATCTTTGTCCTGAGTAAGAATCATTGGGTTCAATCAAACTATAACTATTTGATTTCATCGTTGCTTGATGAAAACTTGTTATTTTTTCTATCATTATTTATTACTGTGATCACTTTTTTTACAGGACTTCAATATATTTTTGCGAATAAAAATTTAATCAAAAAACTATTTCAAATTGAAAATTAA
- the glmS gene encoding glutamine--fructose-6-phosphate transaminase (isomerizing): MCGIVGYIGERNCVPIIIDGLKRLEYRGYDSAGIGLIQNNKSIVIKNKGKVSLLEDKLDDLNLSSTIGLGHTRWATHGIPNELNAHPHSNGDKTLFLIHNGIIENYQTIKKSLIKNGYKFLSDTDSEVLPHLIDSFLKAGHNLFTSVQLALSEVEGTYGIAVIYDKEPDKIIAARKGSPLVLGIGIHENFLASDVTAIVAHTNQVVYLEDGEIVELRKDTFDVKTINDASIEKEIHEITMNLDEINKSGYQHFMLKEIMEQPESIRNALRGRVVLEQGTARLGGLREIVEKLVSANRFIISACGTSWHAGLVGEYMFEQFLRVPTEVEYASEFRYRNPIVGKDDVIFFISQSGETADSLAALREAKFRGATVLGICNVVGSSIARESDAGVYIHAGPEIGVASTKAFTAQLAVLALITLFVARRKNMSMVDGKAICEELLSIPDKVEKILKLNKEIEMIAEEFKDSKNFLYLGRGYNFPAALEGALKLKEISYIHAEGYPAAEMKHGPIALIDENMPVVFIAPKDSTYEKIRSNIEEVKARGGRLIAIASESDDSIHELVDYTIRIPDTIRMLMPILTTIPLQLLAYHIAVKKGLNVDQPRNLAKSVTVE, from the coding sequence ATGTGTGGAATTGTTGGTTACATCGGTGAAAGAAATTGTGTACCTATAATTATTGATGGTCTAAAAAGACTTGAATACCGTGGATATGATTCTGCAGGTATCGGGCTTATTCAAAACAACAAATCTATTGTAATAAAGAATAAAGGTAAGGTTTCTCTGCTTGAGGATAAGTTAGACGATCTTAATTTGAGTTCAACAATTGGTCTCGGTCACACGAGATGGGCAACGCACGGCATTCCTAACGAGTTAAACGCACACCCTCATAGTAATGGGGACAAAACTCTTTTCTTGATCCACAATGGTATTATTGAAAATTATCAGACTATAAAAAAATCTCTTATTAAAAACGGGTACAAATTCTTAAGTGATACAGATTCTGAAGTGCTTCCTCATCTAATTGACAGCTTTTTAAAAGCAGGGCACAACCTTTTTACTTCAGTACAATTAGCTTTATCCGAAGTTGAAGGCACTTATGGAATTGCGGTTATTTATGATAAGGAACCTGATAAAATTATTGCTGCCAGAAAAGGTTCACCGTTAGTTTTAGGCATTGGCATCCATGAAAATTTTCTTGCTTCGGACGTGACTGCTATTGTGGCTCATACAAATCAGGTTGTCTATTTAGAAGATGGGGAAATTGTTGAGTTGAGAAAAGATACTTTCGATGTTAAAACAATTAATGATGCTTCGATCGAAAAAGAAATTCATGAAATAACCATGAATTTAGATGAGATAAATAAAAGTGGTTACCAGCATTTCATGCTGAAGGAAATAATGGAACAGCCTGAATCAATCAGAAACGCTTTGCGCGGGAGAGTTGTTTTAGAACAGGGAACTGCCAGATTGGGCGGGCTTCGCGAAATTGTTGAAAAACTTGTCTCGGCTAATCGGTTTATTATTTCAGCTTGCGGTACTTCGTGGCATGCTGGATTGGTTGGCGAATACATGTTTGAACAGTTTTTGCGTGTCCCTACCGAAGTTGAATATGCGTCTGAATTTAGATATAGAAACCCAATTGTTGGAAAAGATGATGTGATATTTTTTATTTCACAGAGTGGTGAAACTGCAGATTCACTTGCTGCTTTACGAGAAGCTAAATTCAGAGGTGCAACTGTTCTTGGAATCTGCAACGTTGTTGGGAGTTCAATTGCAAGAGAAAGTGATGCAGGAGTTTATATTCATGCCGGACCGGAAATCGGCGTGGCTTCAACCAAAGCCTTTACAGCGCAATTAGCAGTACTTGCATTAATTACTCTATTTGTTGCCCGCAGAAAAAACATGAGCATGGTGGATGGTAAAGCTATTTGTGAAGAACTGCTTTCCATTCCCGATAAAGTAGAAAAAATATTAAAGTTGAACAAAGAAATTGAAATGATTGCTGAGGAGTTCAAAGATTCAAAAAATTTTTTATATCTTGGGCGCGGTTACAATTTTCCTGCTGCCCTCGAAGGAGCTTTAAAGTTAAAAGAAATATCCTACATACATGCTGAAGGTTATCCGGCTGCTGAAATGAAACATGGCCCGATAGCATTAATAGACGAAAATATGCCTGTTGTGTTCATTGCACCAAAAGATTCCACTTATGAAAAGATTCGAAGCAATATTGAAGAAGTTAAAGCTCGTGGTGGACGATTAATTGCAATTGCTTCAGAAAGTGACGACTCAATACACGAGTTAGTAGATTATACAATAAGGATACCTGACACAATACGAATGTTAATGCCAATACTTACTACCATTCCATTACAATTACTTGCCTATCATATCGCTGTTAAAAAAGGATTAAATGTAGATCAACCAAGAAATCTTGCGAAAAGTGTCACGGTTGAATAA
- a CDS encoding GNAT family N-acetyltransferase: MIKKIQNIDLDRIALIHKSSFDDSHFSNAFSNSMMIQYLKLLIELNPYSYAIYSEDQSEVIGFIIAGENTQKAVNIFIKHHFMELMRVLILNPRFIVAKFYETFFKVTKHIQKETRVRVYKISIATEYKGKGLGGKLLDFLETNLINDEIFEFGLSVHKENKSAVNFYLQKKFTLSHEDRKSLFFVKSIKK; the protein is encoded by the coding sequence TTGATTAAGAAAATTCAAAATATTGACCTAGACCGTATTGCATTGATCCACAAATCATCTTTTGATGATTCTCATTTTTCCAATGCCTTCAGCAACTCAATGATGATTCAATATTTAAAATTATTGATTGAATTAAATCCATATTCGTACGCTATATATTCAGAGGATCAGTCAGAAGTGATAGGGTTCATCATTGCTGGAGAGAATACTCAAAAGGCGGTGAATATCTTTATCAAGCATCATTTTATGGAACTTATGAGGGTTCTGATTCTAAACCCGAGATTTATTGTGGCTAAATTTTATGAAACATTTTTTAAAGTGACCAAGCATATACAAAAGGAAACTCGTGTTAGAGTGTACAAAATATCGATAGCAACTGAATATAAAGGAAAAGGCTTGGGAGGGAAACTGCTAGATTTTTTAGAGACTAATCTAATCAATGATGAGATATTCGAATTCGGGCTTTCAGTGCATAAGGAGAACAAGTCTGCAGTTAACTTTTATTTGCAAAAAAAATTCACTTTATCTCATGAAGATAGAAAATCACTATTCTTCGTTAAATCAATAAAAAAATAA
- a CDS encoding O-antigen ligase family protein has translation MIEKFKNLILASHFNSLNQEFSILIPTIFMTLIMGDFSIYVSIVIICLFPVFVFGEKYIIFCIIVTLFTLVGDLGESLRSAVQFINFTLLFILFLKHYGLNFSQYPKLPKSLNAFIMLYYFSMFLSVILSPHFQAGIQKIVRQTEFFIVAYFLFSLIRSEDLLRTILKAFITASIIIVFSSFVNFYSEGFALSDYGMGKEIRVTGLMSNILATSTFYVIAAPLVIVFLIQTQNKRIKIILWSCIVLLILGILLTASRSAVFSVILSTSFIFYYYHRKLIISFFSILTFISLIIFFTPSLNHISSIVLRTEAGLSQRQHYWTMAYNMIEDNLLFGIGPGSYGYEMYNYFPVIVIAGLEK, from the coding sequence ATGATTGAAAAATTTAAAAACTTAATTCTTGCTTCACATTTCAATTCTTTGAATCAAGAATTTAGTATTTTAATTCCCACAATCTTCATGACGCTCATTATGGGCGATTTCTCTATTTATGTCTCAATTGTTATAATTTGTCTCTTTCCGGTTTTTGTTTTCGGTGAGAAGTACATCATCTTCTGTATCATTGTAACTTTATTTACATTAGTCGGCGATTTAGGCGAATCGTTAAGATCCGCTGTACAATTTATAAATTTCACATTACTTTTTATTTTATTCTTGAAACACTATGGATTAAATTTTAGTCAGTACCCTAAACTTCCTAAATCATTAAATGCCTTCATAATGCTCTACTACTTCTCTATGTTTCTTTCGGTAATATTATCTCCACATTTCCAAGCTGGGATACAAAAAATTGTTAGACAAACAGAGTTCTTCATCGTGGCATATTTTTTATTTTCTCTAATCAGAAGTGAAGATTTATTAAGAACTATATTAAAAGCTTTTATTACCGCAAGCATAATAATTGTTTTTTCCAGTTTCGTAAATTTTTACTCTGAAGGATTTGCTCTTTCAGATTATGGCATGGGCAAAGAAATTAGAGTAACTGGACTAATGAGCAATATACTTGCAACAAGCACATTCTACGTCATCGCCGCTCCTTTAGTAATAGTATTTTTAATCCAAACTCAAAACAAAAGGATAAAAATAATATTATGGTCATGTATAGTATTATTAATTTTGGGAATACTTTTAACCGCATCGCGCTCAGCGGTATTTTCGGTAATTCTTAGTACGTCATTTATCTTTTACTATTATCATAGGAAATTAATTATAAGTTTTTTTTCCATTCTTACTTTTATTAGTTTAATAATTTTCTTCACCCCGTCTTTAAACCACATAAGTTCCATCGTTTTAAGAACCGAAGCCGGATTAAGTCAAAGGCAGCATTATTGGACTATGGCTTACAACATGATCGAAGATAATTTATTATTTGGAATAGGTCCGGGATCGTATGGTTATGAAATGTATAATTACTTCCCAGTCATCGTGATAGCTGGATTGGAAAAGTAA
- a CDS encoding polysaccharide biosynthesis C-terminal domain-containing protein: MLFAKYFGMGHNFDIYLVGAVLPMTINTSMLYFAQNYFIPYYTSLKVSKYHSLAEFIYHTFYLFTIGSFSISIVLFLFSKSIISYFINPIDTFAYESALNIFQIFLITIPLNAIISVLISYQQAEFKFKYPAISRLILNLVLIPMLYFFNEALGIYIIPLAFVIGTVLQFVYLIIKVKLNLKPYMFFVISKRSNPGLGYTIIYILLIESISQLYLLADRYFFDFVGEGGLSALNYAGILYLLPISIISIALTTVIFPKLTTNIQRKEFEALNKNVSDAISANLFIFVPISFFFFFYGNDLIKILFERGKFSAENSMITFGVLKYYTISLVFNAAYSVYNKLLYGAHLMNGLVIITISGVILKIIMNFTFVGRYQQNGLALSTSISYIYFFLSSIILIKYRIPEIKHLLFFKNLFFYLITGLICYSIVEILFDSFYTLSYYKDIFKIILFYTLFLFSLTLSDHYSVKLISSLIRTIKTAKTI, translated from the coding sequence ATGTTATTTGCAAAATACTTCGGAATGGGACACAATTTTGACATTTATTTAGTTGGGGCAGTTTTGCCGATGACTATTAACACGAGTATGTTGTATTTTGCACAAAACTATTTTATCCCCTACTACACTTCCTTAAAAGTCTCAAAATACCATTCACTTGCCGAGTTTATTTATCATACATTTTATTTATTTACAATAGGTTCATTTTCAATATCAATAGTGCTATTTCTCTTCTCTAAATCTATCATTAGTTATTTTATCAACCCTATCGATACTTTTGCATACGAAAGTGCATTAAATATTTTTCAGATATTTCTTATAACAATTCCTCTAAATGCAATTATTTCGGTTTTAATCTCATATCAGCAGGCTGAGTTTAAATTCAAATATCCAGCTATATCTAGACTAATCTTAAATTTAGTCTTGATTCCTATGCTTTATTTTTTTAATGAAGCTTTAGGTATTTATATAATTCCGTTAGCTTTTGTTATAGGGACAGTATTACAGTTTGTCTATCTAATAATTAAGGTCAAGTTAAATTTAAAACCATACATGTTCTTTGTTATCTCGAAAAGGAGTAATCCTGGTCTCGGCTATACGATTATTTATATTCTTTTAATTGAATCAATCAGTCAATTATATTTGCTTGCGGACAGATACTTTTTTGACTTTGTAGGTGAGGGTGGTTTGTCTGCATTAAACTATGCCGGAATATTGTATTTGCTACCAATCTCTATTATTTCTATCGCTTTGACAACTGTGATCTTCCCAAAACTTACAACCAATATTCAGAGAAAAGAATTTGAAGCGTTGAATAAAAATGTGAGCGATGCAATAAGTGCTAACCTTTTTATTTTTGTGCCTATTAGTTTCTTCTTCTTTTTTTATGGCAATGATCTAATTAAAATATTGTTTGAGCGAGGAAAATTTAGCGCAGAAAACTCAATGATAACTTTTGGTGTATTAAAATATTATACAATTAGCTTAGTTTTCAATGCCGCCTATTCTGTCTATAATAAATTGCTCTACGGAGCGCACTTGATGAATGGATTAGTCATTATTACAATAAGTGGGGTCATACTAAAGATTATTATGAATTTCACATTTGTTGGCAGATATCAACAGAATGGGCTAGCGCTTTCTACTTCTATTAGCTACATTTATTTTTTTCTATCAAGCATTATTCTTATTAAATACAGAATACCGGAAATAAAGCATTTATTGTTCTTTAAAAATTTATTTTTCTATTTAATAACCGGGCTCATATGTTATTCCATAGTTGAGATATTATTTGATAGTTTTTATACTCTTAGTTATTACAAAGATATTTTTAAAATCATTTTATTTTATACATTATTTTTATTTAGTCTTACATTATCTGATCATTATTCGGTCAAGCTTATATCGAGCTTAATCAGAACGATAAAAACTGCAAAAACAATTTAA
- a CDS encoding glycosyltransferase, which produces MKVLLLADPSSSHTIKWANTLNASGIEIFLLGLKKFDRTQFADGVQIFSLNTPEFIGSKLNGSFLKIYYIKALPKLFDILNRIKPDILHSHYVASYGLIGALSHFHPMITSVWGIDILKFPNYSFLHKNLVKFALNKSDYIFATSEYLKAHAQKYSNKAISLTPFGVNTNIFKPDFTYQDDDEIVIGTIKNLESKYGIDFLIKVFAELKYRMPTHKLKLLIVGGGSLRYELEKLAEELSIRNYVEFTGHIPHNQISEYHNKIDIACYFSNVESFGVSVLESSACEKPVVVSDVGGLPEVVQHNRTGFVVKSNDIKMSVESIEKLILDKQLRSSFGKEGRKMVKRLFEEKDCVNRMINLYKGILSDNKNVD; this is translated from the coding sequence ATGAAAGTGTTACTTTTAGCTGATCCTTCATCATCGCATACAATTAAATGGGCGAACACCTTAAACGCAAGCGGAATAGAAATTTTCTTATTGGGACTAAAGAAATTTGATAGAACTCAGTTTGCAGATGGGGTACAAATATTTTCGCTCAATACGCCAGAATTTATTGGTTCAAAATTAAATGGAAGTTTTTTAAAAATTTATTATATCAAAGCACTGCCAAAATTATTCGATATCTTAAACCGAATAAAACCTGATATTTTACATTCGCATTATGTTGCAAGTTATGGATTGATCGGAGCATTATCTCATTTTCATCCCATGATTACTTCGGTTTGGGGGATCGATATTCTAAAGTTTCCTAATTATTCATTCCTACATAAAAATTTAGTTAAATTTGCTCTAAACAAATCTGACTATATATTTGCAACAAGTGAATATCTAAAAGCACACGCTCAAAAATATAGTAATAAAGCTATCAGTCTTACTCCATTCGGCGTCAATACAAATATATTTAAACCAGATTTTACATACCAAGATGACGATGAAATAGTAATTGGAACAATAAAAAATCTTGAGAGTAAATATGGGATTGATTTTTTGATCAAGGTTTTTGCGGAATTAAAATATAGAATGCCTACCCATAAGTTAAAATTATTAATTGTTGGAGGGGGATCATTACGATACGAATTAGAGAAACTCGCTGAGGAATTAAGTATTCGAAATTATGTAGAGTTTACAGGTCATATACCGCATAATCAGATATCAGAATATCATAATAAAATAGATATAGCTTGTTATTTCTCAAATGTCGAAAGTTTTGGCGTATCCGTGCTCGAAAGCTCTGCGTGTGAAAAACCTGTTGTCGTTTCAGATGTTGGAGGCCTACCTGAAGTTGTTCAGCATAATCGAACCGGTTTCGTTGTGAAAAGTAATGACATTAAAATGTCCGTCGAGTCTATCGAAAAATTAATTCTTGATAAACAACTGAGAAGTAGTTTTGGGAAGGAAGGTAGGAAGATGGTTAAAAGATTATTTGAAGAAAAAGATTGCGTCAATCGTATGATCAACCTTTATAAAGGAATTTTAAGCGATAATAAAAATGTTGATTAA
- a CDS encoding sugar transferase produces the protein MGKQGSFLKRATDIILSLILLIISSPLLLLFSILIKFESRGPVFFIHERTGYLGKPFRMIKFRGMIDNALEFGPVLTQENDPRITKVGKIMRRTSIDEIPQVFNILKGEMSIVGPRPEMVAITENYNEKQREIFKIKPGLTGISQVSGRQKLTPEQRVQMEMEYYRQETFLKDLKIFFKTFAVIVSNEGNI, from the coding sequence ATGGGCAAACAGGGAAGCTTTCTCAAACGAGCTACCGATATTATTTTAAGTTTGATTCTTTTGATTATTTCCTCACCCCTCCTTCTATTATTCAGTATCCTAATAAAATTTGAATCACGTGGTCCGGTTTTCTTTATTCACGAGCGAACTGGATATTTGGGTAAACCTTTTCGCATGATAAAATTTCGGGGTATGATAGATAATGCTCTCGAATTTGGACCTGTTCTTACTCAGGAAAACGATCCCAGAATTACAAAAGTTGGAAAGATCATGAGAAGGACTAGTATTGATGAGATACCTCAAGTGTTTAACATACTTAAGGGTGAAATGAGTATTGTCGGACCCCGACCTGAGATGGTGGCAATCACAGAGAATTATAATGAGAAGCAGCGTGAAATTTTCAAAATAAAACCAGGGCTGACAGGCATCTCACAAGTTAGCGGTAGACAGAAACTAACACCAGAACAGCGGGTTCAAATGGAAATGGAATACTACAGACAAGAAACTTTTTTGAAAGATTTAAAAATATTTTTTAAGACATTTGCTGTCATAGTTTCAAACGAGGGTAACATCTGA
- a CDS encoding phosphoribosylaminoimidazolesuccinocarboxamide synthase — protein MAEQIILKTNFQKLKLVKRGKVRDIYDLGEYFLIVSSDRLSAFDVILNQGIPFKGKVLNKISQFWFDFSKNIIANHLISTDINKFTPACAAYKNDLDGRSMMVKKTEVIPIECIVRGYISGSGWVDYQKSGSISGLKLPKGLVESEKLSEPIFTPSTKAEIGDHDQNISSLEAEKIVGRTNILKLQETALNIYKSASDYALTKGIIIADTKMEFGLYNHEIILIDELLTPDSSRFWSVENYQKGKSQQSFDKQFIRDYLLSINYNKQPPPPDLPQEIIKMTSQKYLEALNLLTGLTVN, from the coding sequence ATGGCTGAGCAAATTATTCTTAAAACTAATTTCCAAAAATTGAAATTGGTTAAACGCGGTAAAGTAAGAGATATTTATGATTTGGGAGAATACTTCCTCATTGTATCATCTGATAGATTATCAGCTTTCGATGTTATCCTGAATCAAGGAATTCCTTTCAAAGGGAAAGTTTTAAATAAAATTTCACAATTCTGGTTTGATTTCAGCAAAAATATTATTGCCAATCATTTGATTTCCACTGATATTAATAAATTTACTCCCGCTTGTGCAGCTTATAAAAATGATCTGGATGGGAGGTCAATGATGGTAAAAAAAACTGAAGTTATTCCTATTGAGTGTATTGTTAGAGGGTACATTTCAGGATCAGGGTGGGTGGATTATCAGAAGAGTGGTTCGATATCAGGTTTAAAATTGCCTAAAGGATTAGTCGAATCTGAAAAATTGTCCGAACCAATTTTTACCCCATCCACAAAAGCCGAAATTGGCGATCACGATCAGAACATATCATCTCTTGAAGCTGAAAAAATAGTCGGTCGAACTAATATTCTAAAATTACAGGAGACTGCTTTAAATATTTATAAAAGCGCTTCGGACTATGCTCTGACAAAGGGAATAATTATTGCCGATACTAAAATGGAATTTGGTTTATACAATCATGAAATAATTTTAATTGATGAACTGCTTACTCCGGATTCATCTCGTTTCTGGTCTGTTGAAAATTACCAAAAAGGAAAGTCTCAGCAAAGTTTTGATAAGCAATTCATCAGAGATTATCTCCTTTCAATTAATTATAATAAGCAGCCACCCCCACCTGACTTGCCCCAGGAAATTATTAAAATGACGAGTCAGAAATATCTGGAAGCACTTAACCTGCTTACAGGGCTCACAGTAAATTAA
- a CDS encoding DUF971 domain-containing protein: MNPVRVKMSDKNDLLIKWDDNSESSISIPLLRKNCPCATCVAERDKQGKFYIPLLEPTQILISEIKIVGNYALSITWGDGHNTGIYEYTFLKSLSIN, translated from the coding sequence ATGAATCCCGTTCGTGTTAAGATGAGCGATAAAAATGATTTGTTAATCAAGTGGGATGACAACTCTGAATCATCTATTTCCATTCCATTACTCCGTAAAAACTGTCCCTGCGCTACTTGCGTTGCAGAAAGAGATAAACAAGGTAAATTTTATATTCCGCTGTTAGAGCCTACCCAAATTTTAATTTCGGAAATCAAAATTGTTGGAAATTATGCATTAAGTATTACGTGGGGTGACGGACATAACACTGGTATATACGAATACACATTTTTGAAAAGTCTCTCAATAAATTAA
- a CDS encoding glycosyltransferase family 2 protein, producing the protein MISAICPTYNEKLCIEIIINFFLKAKPLDKELLIIDGGSTDGTESIVEKYASTYPQIKLLHNPNKYVPFALNIGIKNCSGDPIIRLDAHTTYAENYFEKIIETFQQTDADIVGGPMRAVGKSSFQSAVAFVTSTSFGIGDSKIHNPDYTGESDHVYLGAWKRSLFDEIGFFDEKLFRNQDDEFHYRAKSFGKKVYLNSEIISYYSPRSEWSKLFSQYFQYGLFKPLVLRKIKSEIKLRHLIPSSFFLYLVIIFISSNSFYENIPLFIYLLLNFYFSFRNNLSLLEKFKCLIVYPTIHLSYGIGFIIGLFKR; encoded by the coding sequence TTGATCTCAGCTATTTGTCCGACATATAACGAAAAGCTTTGCATCGAAATAATTATAAACTTCTTCCTCAAAGCTAAACCTCTTGATAAAGAATTATTAATTATTGATGGCGGCTCAACTGATGGTACGGAATCAATAGTGGAAAAGTATGCCTCCACTTACCCTCAAATCAAACTCTTACACAACCCAAATAAGTATGTACCGTTTGCATTGAATATTGGAATTAAAAACTGCAGCGGTGATCCTATTATTAGATTAGATGCACACACAACTTATGCCGAGAATTATTTCGAAAAAATAATTGAGACATTCCAACAAACTGATGCGGACATTGTAGGTGGTCCTATGAGAGCCGTTGGTAAATCAAGTTTTCAAAGCGCTGTTGCATTTGTTACTTCAACCAGTTTTGGAATTGGGGATAGTAAAATTCATAACCCGGATTACACCGGTGAATCTGATCATGTCTATCTTGGTGCATGGAAGCGAAGTTTATTTGATGAAATAGGTTTTTTCGACGAAAAGTTATTCCGAAATCAGGATGATGAATTTCATTATAGAGCGAAAAGCTTCGGTAAAAAAGTTTACCTCAATTCTGAAATCATTTCTTACTATTCGCCGAGAAGCGAATGGAGTAAATTATTTTCTCAGTATTTTCAGTATGGTCTTTTTAAACCTTTGGTGCTCAGAAAAATTAAATCTGAAATAAAACTTCGTCATTTAATTCCGTCGTCATTCTTTCTCTATTTAGTGATTATTTTCATTTCGTCAAATTCATTTTATGAGAATATCCCATTATTTATTTATTTACTTTTAAACTTTTATTTTTCGTTCCGAAATAATTTGTCACTTTTAGAAAAATTTAAATGTCTCATTGTTTACCCTACAATACACTTATCTTATGGAATAGGTTTCATTATAGGACTTTTTAAAAGATAG
- a CDS encoding glycosyltransferase family 9 protein: MREIFNHYKDHKVIIFSYPETKSIYELEFPEENIVALDKNGFRYGRRIASKKIKNFIKKHSPDQIFDITGTPASASIIYNSRANVVVGMNIRFFKNLYTKFVPIRTKPHLMDRYMDIVTQVISVDHILNKYEFGIQIIQPCKIMIHPFAIRKAKEWNLNKFLNLASELIKEYDLEMISPDGFLSKDEMNEINQLNIPLTITADISSLIQKIREASVFISNDSGPTYIASLLHKPTFTIYGPTNPTYSLPHGNGHRFVRYQIQCSPIVEQYCYTHAGINCLSYECMNQLSVEKVLIEVRSFLDELGLQKTKHHIL, from the coding sequence GTGAGGGAAATCTTCAATCATTATAAAGATCATAAGGTTATTATTTTTTCCTATCCAGAGACGAAATCTATTTATGAACTCGAATTTCCAGAAGAGAATATTGTTGCACTCGATAAAAATGGATTCAGGTATGGAAGAAGAATTGCTTCAAAAAAAATAAAGAACTTTATTAAAAAACATTCCCCTGATCAAATATTTGATATTACTGGAACACCAGCATCTGCTTCTATTATTTATAATAGTCGAGCCAATGTTGTAGTTGGAATGAATATCCGATTCTTTAAAAATCTCTACACAAAATTTGTCCCGATTAGGACAAAACCTCATTTAATGGATAGATATATGGATATCGTAACTCAAGTTATAAGTGTTGACCATATATTAAATAAGTATGAATTTGGTATTCAGATTATTCAACCATGTAAAATAATGATTCATCCATTCGCGATTAGAAAGGCTAAGGAATGGAATCTGAATAAATTCCTTAATCTTGCGTCCGAGTTAATAAAAGAATATGATTTAGAGATGATTTCGCCTGATGGATTTTTAAGTAAAGATGAAATGAATGAAATTAATCAATTAAATATCCCGTTGACGATTACAGCGGATATTAGCAGCCTCATTCAAAAAATTCGTGAGGCCTCAGTTTTTATTTCGAACGACTCTGGACCAACATATATTGCAAGTTTATTGCATAAGCCAACTTTTACAATTTACGGACCGACAAATCCAACTTACTCTTTGCCTCATGGAAATGGGCATAGATTTGTTCGATATCAGATACAATGCAGCCCTATTGTCGAGCAATATTGCTATACTCACGCTGGAATTAATTGCCTGTCTTACGAATGTATGAATCAACTTTCAGTCGAAAAGGTTCTTATAGAGGTTCGGTCGTTTCTTGATGAATTAGGGCTACAAAAAACAAAACATCATATTTTATAA